Proteins from a single region of Esox lucius isolate fEsoLuc1 chromosome 13, fEsoLuc1.pri, whole genome shotgun sequence:
- the gins4 gene encoding DNA replication complex GINS protein SLD5 produces the protein MLDALSDDGSNISEADDGQEDVMTPAELIGKLEEAWLNEKFSPELLENKSEMVECVMEQLTHMEANLQRVRKGDVKASVHRMEIDRIRFVLSSYLRSRLQKIEKYFPHVLEKEKSRADGDPSFLSPEEFAFTKEYLTNTETYLKSVALKHMPPNLQTVDMLKAVPEPCLDSFVFLRVRERQENILVEPETDEQREYVVDLEEGSQHLMRYRTIAPLVSTGAVQLI, from the exons ATGTTGGATGCGTTGTCTGATGATGGCAGTAACATTAGCGAAGCAGATGACGGCCAGGAGGATGTAATGACTCCAGCGGAATTGATTGGGAAACTTGAAGAG GCCTGGCTGAATGAGAAGTTCTCTCCTGAGTTGCTGGAGAACAAGTCAGAAATGGTTGAGTGTGTGATGGAGCAGCTGACTCACATG GAGGCCAACCTGCAGCGAGTTAGGAAAGGGGACGTGAAGGCCAGTGTCCACCGCATGGAGATTGACAGGATCCGCTTTGTCCTTAGCAGCTACCTCCGCTCTCGTCTCCAGAAG ATTGAGAAATATTTCCCTCATGTCCTGGAGAAAGAGAAGTCTAGAGCGGATGGAGATCCTTCATTCCTCTCTCCAGAGGAATTTGCCTTCACTAAAGA ATATCTGACCAACACCGAGACCTATCTCAAATCAGTAGCTCTAAAACACATGCCCCCTAATCTACAGACGGTGGATATGCTGAAAGCAG TGCCAGAGCCCTGTCTGGACTCTTTTGTTTTCTTGCGTGTGAGGGAGAGGCAGGAAAACATCCTTGTGGAGCCTGAGACAGATGAGCAGAG AGAGTATGTTGTGGATCTTGAAGAGGGTTCTCAGCATCTCATGCGGTATCGCACTATAGCACCTTTGGTTTCAACTGGAGCAGTCCAGCTAATTTAA
- the arid5a gene encoding AT-rich interactive domain-containing protein 5A isoform X1: protein MSERDTGEKPVREEERGVEGTLNRNSAGMEISDSASECEDRPSSSPMEERSFVARLHCYMKDRGTPIERIPHLGFKQINLWKIYKAVEKLGGYDSVTARRLWKNVYDELGGSPGSTSAATCTRRHYERLVLPFERQLRGEEDKPLPPSKPRKQYKRSSESKGSKSEGKRKRPHLEKETDSEGQVHSTSSSPWTALSERLHPDCPPPISENTAGDDLSAFSSSQPAQGPTSSSWRGVHVQSSTATDIISPLEKKKRMAQASLSQSQESSLSQSKNSKSPKQEDCKGRPSVIQCSDSPGLLHPRRTRATSEGSPQPPSSSSSRSPSPYSISSEDCQALTEDRPPVPKPEIPLNFSINPMPSRSGVHKPQSCSPDVKEYVNLAGGHRDFSQVSPLQSDTVYIKGQSKNSLWSPVCNASRRQTHQIPPPMSCKVRSCLIPSTSSFTKVYPKSMEPLRPIPFQPGYTLHQNPNRSMLHDDSLIYTKKLHMVPEHYQTEKKEKSRTVLPKPLPTQPPVFHSNASIPVSYLVPACDKTRGDSGQKTPVNPVFLPTYIRLPQSQTNPMFRHASMGPTLASPYEPTLISYPYRIPMWNSGYSNTGVYYPYSRL, encoded by the exons ATGA GTGAACGGGACACCGGTGAGAAACCAGTccgggaggaggagagaggtgtgGAGGGGACACTGAACCGG AATTCTGCAGGGATGGAGATTTCTGACTCTGCCAGTGAATGTGAAGACAGGCCCAGCTCTAGCCCAATGGAGGAAAGGTCATTCGTAGCCCGCTTGCATTGTTACATGAAGGATAGAGGCACGCCTATCGAGAGGATTCCACACCTGGGGTTTAAGCAGA ttaatttgtggaaAATCTACAAAGCTGTTGAGAAGCTTGGCGGTTACGACTCT GTGACCGCACGACGACTGTGGAAGAATGTGTATGATGAGCTGGGTGGCAGCCCAGGCAGCACCAGCGCCGCCACCTGCACCCGCAGACATTATGAGAG GCTTGTGCTACCCTTTGAGAGACAGTTACGGGGGGAGGAGGACAAACCTCTGCCTCCGAGCAAACCACGCAAGCAATACAAGAGGAGCTCGGAGAGCAAGGGCAGCAAGTCTGAGGGTAAGAGGAAGAGACCCCACCTGGAAAAGGAGACAGACTCTGAG GGCCAGGTACATTCGACATCATCGTCTCCATGGACCGCTCTATCTGAAAGGCTCCACCCAGATTGTCCTCCACCAATCAGTGAGAACACCGCCGGTGATGACCTCTCAGCATTCTCTTCGTCCCAGCCAGCGCAGGGCCCTACTTCGTCCTCCTGGAGAGGAGTTCATGTTCAGTCTTCCACTGCCACAGACATAATATCCCCTCTAGAGAAGAAGAAACGTATGGCACAGGCCAGCCTTAGCCAATCCCAGGAATCCAGCCTTAGCCAATCCAAGAACTCCAAGAGTCCCAAACAGGAGGACTGTAAGGGCAGGCCCTCTGTGATTCAGTGCTCTGATTCCCCGGGTCTGCTTCATCCACGCCGGACACGCGCCACCTCTGAGGGATCCCCTCAGCCtccgtcctcctcctcttcccgtAGCCCGTCCCCCTACTCCATCTCCTCTGAGGACTGTCAGGCACTAACTGAAGACAGGCCCCCTGTACCAAAACCAGAAATACCCCTTAATTTTTCCATCAACCCTATGCCTTCCCGCAGTGGGGTCCACAAGCCGCAAAGCTGCAGCCCTGATGTCAAGGAATATGTTAACTTAGCTGGAGGACATAGGGATTTCTCTCAGGTCAGCCCTCTACAAAGTGACACAGTCTATATTAAAGGACAGAGTAAAAACTCTTTATGGAGCCCTGTCTGCAACGCGAGCAGACGTCAAACTCACCAAATACCCCCACCAATGTCCTGCAAAGTTAGGTCTTGCTTGATTCCATCTACCTCCAGTTTCACCAAAGTATATCCCAAATCTATGGAGCCTTTGCGGCCTATACCCTTTCAGCCAGGTTACACATTGCATCAAAACCCAAACAGATCCATGTTACATGATGACAGTCTGATATATACGAAAAAACTACACATGGTTCCTGAACATTatcagacagagaaaaaggagaagTCCAGGACAGTGTTGCCCAAGCCACTTCCAACTCAACCACCAGTTTTTCACTCTAATGCAAGCATTCCAGTTTCCTACCTGGTTCCAGCCTGTGATAAGACAAGGGGAGACTCTGGGCAGAAAACACCTGTAAACCCTGTATTTCTACCTACCTACATAAGACTGCCTCAGTCCCAGACAAACCCTATGTTCCGCCATGCCTCAATGGGACCCACTCTTGCTTCCCCTTATGAGCCAACTCTAATCTCCTATCCTTACCGCATTCCTATGTGGAATTCTGGATACAGCAACACTGGTGTGTATTACCCATATTCTAGGCTATGA
- the arid5a gene encoding AT-rich interactive domain-containing protein 5A isoform X2 produces MEISDSASECEDRPSSSPMEERSFVARLHCYMKDRGTPIERIPHLGFKQINLWKIYKAVEKLGGYDSVTARRLWKNVYDELGGSPGSTSAATCTRRHYERLVLPFERQLRGEEDKPLPPSKPRKQYKRSSESKGSKSEGKRKRPHLEKETDSEGQVHSTSSSPWTALSERLHPDCPPPISENTAGDDLSAFSSSQPAQGPTSSSWRGVHVQSSTATDIISPLEKKKRMAQASLSQSQESSLSQSKNSKSPKQEDCKGRPSVIQCSDSPGLLHPRRTRATSEGSPQPPSSSSSRSPSPYSISSEDCQALTEDRPPVPKPEIPLNFSINPMPSRSGVHKPQSCSPDVKEYVNLAGGHRDFSQVSPLQSDTVYIKGQSKNSLWSPVCNASRRQTHQIPPPMSCKVRSCLIPSTSSFTKVYPKSMEPLRPIPFQPGYTLHQNPNRSMLHDDSLIYTKKLHMVPEHYQTEKKEKSRTVLPKPLPTQPPVFHSNASIPVSYLVPACDKTRGDSGQKTPVNPVFLPTYIRLPQSQTNPMFRHASMGPTLASPYEPTLISYPYRIPMWNSGYSNTGVYYPYSRL; encoded by the exons ATGGAGATTTCTGACTCTGCCAGTGAATGTGAAGACAGGCCCAGCTCTAGCCCAATGGAGGAAAGGTCATTCGTAGCCCGCTTGCATTGTTACATGAAGGATAGAGGCACGCCTATCGAGAGGATTCCACACCTGGGGTTTAAGCAGA ttaatttgtggaaAATCTACAAAGCTGTTGAGAAGCTTGGCGGTTACGACTCT GTGACCGCACGACGACTGTGGAAGAATGTGTATGATGAGCTGGGTGGCAGCCCAGGCAGCACCAGCGCCGCCACCTGCACCCGCAGACATTATGAGAG GCTTGTGCTACCCTTTGAGAGACAGTTACGGGGGGAGGAGGACAAACCTCTGCCTCCGAGCAAACCACGCAAGCAATACAAGAGGAGCTCGGAGAGCAAGGGCAGCAAGTCTGAGGGTAAGAGGAAGAGACCCCACCTGGAAAAGGAGACAGACTCTGAG GGCCAGGTACATTCGACATCATCGTCTCCATGGACCGCTCTATCTGAAAGGCTCCACCCAGATTGTCCTCCACCAATCAGTGAGAACACCGCCGGTGATGACCTCTCAGCATTCTCTTCGTCCCAGCCAGCGCAGGGCCCTACTTCGTCCTCCTGGAGAGGAGTTCATGTTCAGTCTTCCACTGCCACAGACATAATATCCCCTCTAGAGAAGAAGAAACGTATGGCACAGGCCAGCCTTAGCCAATCCCAGGAATCCAGCCTTAGCCAATCCAAGAACTCCAAGAGTCCCAAACAGGAGGACTGTAAGGGCAGGCCCTCTGTGATTCAGTGCTCTGATTCCCCGGGTCTGCTTCATCCACGCCGGACACGCGCCACCTCTGAGGGATCCCCTCAGCCtccgtcctcctcctcttcccgtAGCCCGTCCCCCTACTCCATCTCCTCTGAGGACTGTCAGGCACTAACTGAAGACAGGCCCCCTGTACCAAAACCAGAAATACCCCTTAATTTTTCCATCAACCCTATGCCTTCCCGCAGTGGGGTCCACAAGCCGCAAAGCTGCAGCCCTGATGTCAAGGAATATGTTAACTTAGCTGGAGGACATAGGGATTTCTCTCAGGTCAGCCCTCTACAAAGTGACACAGTCTATATTAAAGGACAGAGTAAAAACTCTTTATGGAGCCCTGTCTGCAACGCGAGCAGACGTCAAACTCACCAAATACCCCCACCAATGTCCTGCAAAGTTAGGTCTTGCTTGATTCCATCTACCTCCAGTTTCACCAAAGTATATCCCAAATCTATGGAGCCTTTGCGGCCTATACCCTTTCAGCCAGGTTACACATTGCATCAAAACCCAAACAGATCCATGTTACATGATGACAGTCTGATATATACGAAAAAACTACACATGGTTCCTGAACATTatcagacagagaaaaaggagaagTCCAGGACAGTGTTGCCCAAGCCACTTCCAACTCAACCACCAGTTTTTCACTCTAATGCAAGCATTCCAGTTTCCTACCTGGTTCCAGCCTGTGATAAGACAAGGGGAGACTCTGGGCAGAAAACACCTGTAAACCCTGTATTTCTACCTACCTACATAAGACTGCCTCAGTCCCAGACAAACCCTATGTTCCGCCATGCCTCAATGGGACCCACTCTTGCTTCCCCTTATGAGCCAACTCTAATCTCCTATCCTTACCGCATTCCTATGTGGAATTCTGGATACAGCAACACTGGTGTGTATTACCCATATTCTAGGCTATGA
- the dbnlb gene encoding drebrin-like b isoform X3: MAVNLSKNGIALTNAYKEVVDEKSNTNWVLFTYEGNTNDIRLAEKGDGGLEELVEELNSGKVMYAFCRVQDPNSGLCKYVLINWTGEGVKDARKGICANHVSAMANFLKGAHVTINARAEEDVEPDAIMQKVAKASGANYSFHKESNKFRDAGPQGPVGSVYQKTNAMSEIKRTNKDNFWAQAEKDEEKRRQEERCKADEERQKLEKDRKDREAKEASLREKRDKERASVIDQQKKYQQQQEAESRDLEQQQWEAQEKDFQAAQKKGMRRGESVEKANEAASLISQRSMNPREMFKQREMGMAHSTTDSDAHASANPQPVKAPAAPMQHNHTPEPAQNSLYEEPAQVEENLYEVAAEEPADRGLCARALYDYQAADDTEISFDPDDIITGIEMIDEGWWRGYGPGGHFGMFPANYVELV, from the exons ATGGCAGTGAACCTAAGCAAAAACGGCATTGCCCTGACAAATGCCTACAAAGAGGTAGTAGATGAAAAATCCAACACCAACTG GGTCTTATTCACCTATGAGGGGAATACTAATGATATCAGATTGGCAGAGAAGGGAG ATGGTGGACTGGAGGAACTGGTGGAGGAACTTAACAGTGGGAAAGTTATGTACGCTTTCTGTCGTGTCCAGGACCCAAATTCTGGCCTGTGCAAATATGTCCTTATCAACTGG ACTGGAGAAGGTGTAAAAGATGCCAGAAAAGGAATATGTGCCAATCATGTCAGTGCCATGGCTAATTTTCTCAAG GGTGCTCATGTCACAATAAATGCACGTGCGGAGGAGGATGTGGAACCTGATGCTATTATGCAAAAGGTTGCAAAGGCTTCAGGGGCCAACTACAGCTTCCACAAAGAATCTAACAAGTTTCGTGATGCTGGCCCACAGGGACCTGTG GGCTCTGTGTATCAGAAGACCAACGCAATGTCTGAAATAAAACGTACCAATAAAGACAACTTCTGGGCTCAGGCAGAG AAAGATGAGGAGAAGCGGCGTCAGGAGGAGCGCTGCAAGGCAGATGAGGAGCGCCAGAAGCTAGAGAAGGACAGGAAGGACAGAGAGGCCAAGGAGGCAAGTCtcagagagaagagggacaaGGAGAGGGCCTCTGTTATTGACCAGCAGAA GAAGTACCAGCAGCAGCAGGAAGCTGAGAGCCGAGACCTTGAACAACAACAATGG GAGGCGCAGGAGAAGGACTTCCAGGCAGCTCAGAAGAAAGGGATGAGGCGTGGGGAGTCTGTGGAGAAAGCCAAT GAGGCGGCTTCTCTGATCTCCCAGCGCTCTATGAACCCCAGAGAAATGttcaaacagagagagatgggtatGGCCCACAGCACCACAGACAGTGATGCCCACGCCTCTGCCAATCCCCAGCCAG tgAAGGCACCGGCAGCTCCCATGCAGCACAACCACACCCCAGAGCCAGCTCAGAACAGCCTCTATGAAGAGCCTGCACAG GTAGAAGAGAACTTGTATGAAGTGGCTGCAGAGGAGCCTGCAGACCGAGGTCTATGTGCCCGGGCCCTCTACGACTACCAGGCTG CTGATGACACTGAGATCTCCTTTGATCCGGATGACATCATCACTGGCATCGAGATGATTGACGAGGGCTGGTGGCGAGgctatggccctggggggcatTTTGGAATGTTTCCAGCCAATTACGTAGAGCTCGTCTAA
- the dbnlb gene encoding drebrin-like b isoform X2, protein MAVNLSKNGIALTNAYKEVVDEKSNTNWVLFTYEGNTNDIRLAEKGDGGLEELVEELNSGKVMYAFCRVQDPNSGLCKYVLINWTGEGVKDARKGICANHVSAMANFLKGAHVTINARAEEDVEPDAIMQKVAKASGANYSFHKESNKFRDAGPQGPVGSVYQKTNAMSEIKRTNKDNFWAQAEKDEEKRRQEERCKADEERQKLEKDRKDREAKEASLREKRDKERASVIDQQKKYQQQQEAESRDLEQQQWEAQEKDFQAAQKKGMRRGESVEKANEAASLISQRSMNPREMFKQREMGMAHSTTDSDAHASANPQPEPSVDETVVDKSTSSVDKPFQSQGFNEPEATPVQDEVSEEQWHDEVKAPAAPMQHNHTPEPAQNSLYEEPAQVEENLYEVAAEEPADRGLCARALYDYQAADDTEISFDPDDIITGIEMIDEGWWRGYGPGGHFGMFPANYVELV, encoded by the exons ATGGCAGTGAACCTAAGCAAAAACGGCATTGCCCTGACAAATGCCTACAAAGAGGTAGTAGATGAAAAATCCAACACCAACTG GGTCTTATTCACCTATGAGGGGAATACTAATGATATCAGATTGGCAGAGAAGGGAG ATGGTGGACTGGAGGAACTGGTGGAGGAACTTAACAGTGGGAAAGTTATGTACGCTTTCTGTCGTGTCCAGGACCCAAATTCTGGCCTGTGCAAATATGTCCTTATCAACTGG ACTGGAGAAGGTGTAAAAGATGCCAGAAAAGGAATATGTGCCAATCATGTCAGTGCCATGGCTAATTTTCTCAAG GGTGCTCATGTCACAATAAATGCACGTGCGGAGGAGGATGTGGAACCTGATGCTATTATGCAAAAGGTTGCAAAGGCTTCAGGGGCCAACTACAGCTTCCACAAAGAATCTAACAAGTTTCGTGATGCTGGCCCACAGGGACCTGTG GGCTCTGTGTATCAGAAGACCAACGCAATGTCTGAAATAAAACGTACCAATAAAGACAACTTCTGGGCTCAGGCAGAG AAAGATGAGGAGAAGCGGCGTCAGGAGGAGCGCTGCAAGGCAGATGAGGAGCGCCAGAAGCTAGAGAAGGACAGGAAGGACAGAGAGGCCAAGGAGGCAAGTCtcagagagaagagggacaaGGAGAGGGCCTCTGTTATTGACCAGCAGAA GAAGTACCAGCAGCAGCAGGAAGCTGAGAGCCGAGACCTTGAACAACAACAATGG GAGGCGCAGGAGAAGGACTTCCAGGCAGCTCAGAAGAAAGGGATGAGGCGTGGGGAGTCTGTGGAGAAAGCCAAT GAGGCGGCTTCTCTGATCTCCCAGCGCTCTATGAACCCCAGAGAAATGttcaaacagagagagatgggtatGGCCCACAGCACCACAGACAGTGATGCCCACGCCTCTGCCAATCCCCAGCCAG AACCCAGTGTGGATGAGACAGTTGTGGATAAGTCCACTTCCAGTGTGGATAAACCATTCCAGTCTCAGGGCTTTAATGAGCCGGAGGCAACCCCTGTTCAGGATGAAGTCTCTGAGGAACAGTGGCATGATGAAG tgAAGGCACCGGCAGCTCCCATGCAGCACAACCACACCCCAGAGCCAGCTCAGAACAGCCTCTATGAAGAGCCTGCACAG GTAGAAGAGAACTTGTATGAAGTGGCTGCAGAGGAGCCTGCAGACCGAGGTCTATGTGCCCGGGCCCTCTACGACTACCAGGCTG CTGATGACACTGAGATCTCCTTTGATCCGGATGACATCATCACTGGCATCGAGATGATTGACGAGGGCTGGTGGCGAGgctatggccctggggggcatTTTGGAATGTTTCCAGCCAATTACGTAGAGCTCGTCTAA
- the dbnlb gene encoding drebrin-like b isoform X1 → MAVNLSKNGIALTNAYKEVVDEKSNTNWVLFTYEGNTNDIRLAEKGDGGLEELVEELNSGKVMYAFCRVQDPNSGLCKYVLINWTGEGVKDARKGICANHVSAMANFLKGAHVTINARAEEDVEPDAIMQKVAKASGANYSFHKESNKFRDAGPQGPVGSVYQKTNAMSEIKRTNKDNFWAQAEKDEEKRRQEERCKADEERQKLEKDRKDREAKEASLREKRDKERASVIDQQKKYQQQQEAESRDLEQQQWEAQEKDFQAAQKKGMRRGESVEKANEAASLISQRSMNPREMFKQREMGMAHSTTDSDAHASANPQPGRLHSPFLSKQPCEPEPPLRPASPLPAASTCLVPVAEPSVDETVVDKSTSSVDKPFQSQGFNEPEATPVQDEVSEEQWHDEVKAPAAPMQHNHTPEPAQNSLYEEPAQVEENLYEVAAEEPADRGLCARALYDYQAADDTEISFDPDDIITGIEMIDEGWWRGYGPGGHFGMFPANYVELV, encoded by the exons ATGGCAGTGAACCTAAGCAAAAACGGCATTGCCCTGACAAATGCCTACAAAGAGGTAGTAGATGAAAAATCCAACACCAACTG GGTCTTATTCACCTATGAGGGGAATACTAATGATATCAGATTGGCAGAGAAGGGAG ATGGTGGACTGGAGGAACTGGTGGAGGAACTTAACAGTGGGAAAGTTATGTACGCTTTCTGTCGTGTCCAGGACCCAAATTCTGGCCTGTGCAAATATGTCCTTATCAACTGG ACTGGAGAAGGTGTAAAAGATGCCAGAAAAGGAATATGTGCCAATCATGTCAGTGCCATGGCTAATTTTCTCAAG GGTGCTCATGTCACAATAAATGCACGTGCGGAGGAGGATGTGGAACCTGATGCTATTATGCAAAAGGTTGCAAAGGCTTCAGGGGCCAACTACAGCTTCCACAAAGAATCTAACAAGTTTCGTGATGCTGGCCCACAGGGACCTGTG GGCTCTGTGTATCAGAAGACCAACGCAATGTCTGAAATAAAACGTACCAATAAAGACAACTTCTGGGCTCAGGCAGAG AAAGATGAGGAGAAGCGGCGTCAGGAGGAGCGCTGCAAGGCAGATGAGGAGCGCCAGAAGCTAGAGAAGGACAGGAAGGACAGAGAGGCCAAGGAGGCAAGTCtcagagagaagagggacaaGGAGAGGGCCTCTGTTATTGACCAGCAGAA GAAGTACCAGCAGCAGCAGGAAGCTGAGAGCCGAGACCTTGAACAACAACAATGG GAGGCGCAGGAGAAGGACTTCCAGGCAGCTCAGAAGAAAGGGATGAGGCGTGGGGAGTCTGTGGAGAAAGCCAAT GAGGCGGCTTCTCTGATCTCCCAGCGCTCTATGAACCCCAGAGAAATGttcaaacagagagagatgggtatGGCCCACAGCACCACAGACAGTGATGCCCACGCCTCTGCCAATCCCCAGCCAG gGCGTTTGCACAGCCCTTTTCTGTCTAAGCAACCATGTGAGCCCGAGCCGCCCCTGCGCCCAGCCTCCCCGCTGCCAGCAGCCTCTACCTGTCTTGTCCCTGTTGCAG AACCCAGTGTGGATGAGACAGTTGTGGATAAGTCCACTTCCAGTGTGGATAAACCATTCCAGTCTCAGGGCTTTAATGAGCCGGAGGCAACCCCTGTTCAGGATGAAGTCTCTGAGGAACAGTGGCATGATGAAG tgAAGGCACCGGCAGCTCCCATGCAGCACAACCACACCCCAGAGCCAGCTCAGAACAGCCTCTATGAAGAGCCTGCACAG GTAGAAGAGAACTTGTATGAAGTGGCTGCAGAGGAGCCTGCAGACCGAGGTCTATGTGCCCGGGCCCTCTACGACTACCAGGCTG CTGATGACACTGAGATCTCCTTTGATCCGGATGACATCATCACTGGCATCGAGATGATTGACGAGGGCTGGTGGCGAGgctatggccctggggggcatTTTGGAATGTTTCCAGCCAATTACGTAGAGCTCGTCTAA